In one Nicotiana sylvestris chromosome 8, ASM39365v2, whole genome shotgun sequence genomic region, the following are encoded:
- the LOC138875436 gene encoding uncharacterized protein: MFFYLTTLSLQKFFKKDVLVLPDETPENERFLVIEAWKHSDFLCKNYVLGGLEDDLYNVCSCLETSKELWTMLEKKYKTEDVGLVINEAFQVAAMIEKLPPLWKDFKNNLKHKRKEMSLKDLIVGNPKKWWIDSGATRHVCAVREAFATYAPIGPEETLSMGNAATAKIEGCGKIFLKMTSGKVVTLNNVLHVPEIRKNLVSVGLLVKNGFTCIFVSDKVVISKNEIFVRKGYLTEGLFKVNELWHMN; this comes from the exons atgttcttctacttgactactttaAGTCTGCAGAAGTTCTTTAAGAAAGATGTTCTTGTTTTGCctgatgaaactccagagaatgaacgttttctcgtgattgaggcgtggaagcattctgattttCTGTGCAAGAATTATGTTCTTGGCGGACTGGAGGACGATCTGTATAATGTTTGCAGTTGCttggagacgtcaaaagaattgtggactatgcttgaaaagaaatataaaactgaagatgtcgg acttgtcatcaatgaagcattccaagtagcagcgatgattgagaagttgcctcctttgtggaaggacttcaaaaacaacttgaaacacaaacgcaaggagatgtcccttAAAGATCTCATT GTGGGAAATCCTAAgaagtggtggattgattctggagccactcgccatgtttgtgctgttaggGAAGCCTTTGCAACATATGCTCCTATTGGACCCGAAGAGACtctttctatgggaaatgctgcaaccgccaagattgaaggatgtggaAAGATCTTTCtaaagatgacttctggcaaggtggtgactttgaacaatgtccttcatgttcccgagattaggaagaatttagtctccgttggacttcttgttaagaatggttttacgtgtatttttgtttccgataaggttgtaataagtaagaacgaaATATTTGTAAgaaaaggttacctcactgagggccttttcaaggtGAATGAATTATGGCATATGAATTAA